TCCCTGTATAATCGCGTAACAGCCATCATGCCGGTAATTGATCTTGATCTAGACTTCCGCAGCAGGACCGAACAAGGGGTAGAGCAATGAACATACTCGATAAAATCAAAAACCATTCGGCGAAGATCGGCGTGGTGGGACTTGGTTACGTAGGGCTTCCACTTGCTGTTCTTCAGGCCAGGACAGGCTTTTCTGTCGTAGGGATTGACTCCGTCCCTCAAAAAGTTGACTTGGTCAATCAAGGTCACAACTATATCGGTGACGTAGTTGATGCGGAGCTTCGCGAAGTCGTCGACGAGAAGCGGTTGGTGGCGACGTCGGACTTTTCTGTCTTACAAGATTGCGATGTGGTCTTGATTTGCGTGCCGACTCCCCTTACGAAGAATAAAGAGCCGGATATTACGGCGATCGTGAAAGTGACAGAACATCTGGCTCGTCATGCTCACCCGGATATCTTGGTCGTATTGGAAAGCACGACTTACCCCGGTACGACCGAAGAAGTCATTCTTCCCCGGCTCGAAGAAAAAGGGCTTACGGTTGGACAGGATTTATTCGTCGCGTTTTCACCTGAACGGGTTGATCCAGGAAATGAAAACTTCAAAACTCATAATACGTTTAAATTAGTCGGTGGCGTGACCAAAGCCTGCCGGGAAGTCGCCCAAACGTTCTATGAACAGTCCATCGTTAAAATTTTTCCACTGAGTTCACCAAGAGTCGCAGAAATGGCCAAGGTGTTTGAGAATGTATTTCGTTCCGTCAACATTGCCTTGGTGAATGAATTGACCCTGCTGTGCGATCGTATGAACATTAATGTATACGAAGTTATCGATGCCGCGGCGACCAAAAACTTTGGATTTATGCCTTTTTATCCAGGTCCGGGAGTGGGAGGGCATTGTATTCCCCTCGATCCGTATTATTTGGCTTGGAAATCAAAAGAGTATGATATTCATACCCGCTTTATTGAGTTGGCTGGTGAAATCAACGAAAACATGCCCTACTATGTCGTCAGTAAACTTCAGCGGGTGTTAAATCACCGGGGGCAATGTTTGAATGGAGCTCAAGTGCTAGTCCTCGGCATCACGTATAAGGCCGATATCAGTGACGAGCGGGAATCTCCTGCGACAAAGGTCATGGAATTACTGCAAAACGAAAACGCGAAGCTTGTCTATTCAGATCCATTCGCCTCTAGCGTTTGTATCGGGAGCCATCAGTATAAATCTCAACCTCTGACCCCAGAGCTACTCTCAGGGAGTGCCTGTGCTCTAATCTTAACCGCTCACTCTGCTTTCGATTATGAAATGATCGTCCAACACGCTCCTGTCGTGTTTGATACGAGAAATGGAACACGACATGTGCAACAGAATCGTGATCGCATCGTGCTCCTGTCTTAGTATGTGAGCGTTGAGTTATTTCACTTGGTTTGCTTCCTATTTCAGCTCCGTTTCCCCTGAGTCGTCAGCCTCTCACCTATTTGATTGACACGATGAGAGGGCTTTGTTATAAGCAGTGGCCCTTCCTTATGTGACGACTGAGGGGGAAGTGCGTGTGCGTTCTTCCAAATAACTGGCGTATTTTCCTCTGATCGCACTCAATTCACAAACAGGTATCTATAGTCAATGAGAATTTTCAAGCAACTTCTCGTGCGCCTATCTGATAGTCTTTTGGCGAATGTGCATCCGGTCTTAAAATCAAAGAACCCTCAAAAATCTCTGCCTGCCTTAAAGTTGGTTGCGGACAATCCTCATCCAACAGCCGCGTCGCAGGCTTCATCCAACCGAACGCCATCGTCCGTGGCTGGCCATGCGGAATCAATCGAGGAGGCGCTTCAGCGAGGGGAATCTTGGTTTTTATCACGACAACATGCTGACACCGGTTTTTGGGTTGAAGAATTAGAAGCGGATACCACGCTGACTTCAGAATATCTCATGCTGAGACGGTTCATGAATCGAGTGGATCCGGAACGAGAGCAGAAGGCTGTTCAGTATCTCATCGAGACGCAATTAGCTGATGGAGGTTGGCCGATTTATTCGGATGGCCCAGCCGATCAGAGTGCCTCGGTTAAAGCCTATTTTGCGTTGAAGCTCTCTGGCGTCTCTCCGGATGAACCGTTCATGCAAAAAGCTCGCGAGGTCATCCTCAATAACGGCGGCGTTGTTGAGTCCAATGTCTTCACGAAAATTACGCTTGCTCTGTTCGGGCAGTATCCTTGGCGAGGTGTCCCAAGCATGCCTGCCGAAATCATGTTGGCCCCACGCTGGTTTTATTTTAATCTTTATGCCGTGTCCTATTGGTCTCGTGTTGTAATTATTCCGCTGTTAATCATCTTTGCCTACCGACCACTTTGCCGAATTCCTCAAGAGCAAGGCATTGAAGAACTCTTCATTCGACCTTCGCATTTGGTCGAATATTCACAAGAATCACCGTTTAAGAAGGACGGGGTCTGGTTGAGTTGGAGGAACTTCTTTGTCTGGATTGATTCGGTCTTAAAGCTGTATGAACTCTTCCCGATTCGATCCTTGCGGAAGCAAGCGATCAAAAGGGCGGAGGCCTGGATGCTCGACCATATGAAAGGAGAAGGTGGCTTAGGCGCCATCTATCCGGCCATGGCGAATTCGATCGTGGCTCTTCAGGCGCTCGGGTATTCCACCGACCATCCGACGGTGGTCAAGGCTTTACAGGAAATCGAAGAGCTTGAAGTCTATTCCCACTCACGCGAACGAGGCAGTCAAAAGGAGACTCTTCATCTGCAGCCCTGTATTTCTCCAGTGTGGGATACGGCCTTGACCCTTGATATGTTGATCGAACGCGGGTTGAAGCCGAACCACCCGGCGTTATCGCGTGCCGCGTCATGGTTACGGTCACGGCAGACACAACGTGTTGGTGATTGGATTGTCTCGTCACCTACGGCTCGTCCTGGTGGTTGGTATTTTCAAGGTGAAAACGATTGGTATCCGGATGTCGACGACACTGCCGCCGTTGTCATTGCCTTATCAAAGCTTGAGACCGAATTGCCAGCGGACCGAGATGCGGCGATACGGTTGGGATGTGAGTGGGCGCTTGCCATGCAAGGTTCAGATGGTGGGTGGGGTGCGTACGACAAGGATAACAATCGGCTGATCTTCAACAAAATTCCCTTCGCTGATCATGAAGCCTTGCTAGACCCGAGTACGGCCGATCTGACCGGACGATGTCTTGAAATGTTGGGAACCTTAGGCTATGACCAGACACATCCGTCCGTAGGGCCGGCGTTAGAGTTTTTACGGCGCGAACAAGAATCAGACGGGAGCTGGTATGGACGTTGGGGGGTCAACTATGTGTATGGCACATGGTGTGTTCTCGCCGGGCTCCGAGCCATCGACATCGATATGACCTCGCCCTGGGTCCAAAAAGCCGTCACGTGGTTAGAAACCGTTCAGAATCAGGACGGGGGGTGGGGTGAGTCGTGCCTTTCTTACGCCGATGTATCGGAATCGGGACGAGGTGAAAGTACGGCCTCTCAAACAGCCTGGGCCTTGATGGGCTTATTGGCCGCTGGGGTTTCCGATTCCATTAGCGTCGTGCGCGGCGTGAATTTTCTCCTCCGTCATCAACGACCGGATGGTGTGTGGGATGAGCCGTTCCACACAGGGACCGGTTTCCCCAGAGTGTTTTATCTTCGCTACCACGGATACTTTAAATATTTTCCCTTGTGGGCGCTGGCCATGTATCGAAATGTGAAGATGAATGGTCAATCGCGGGCTGATGAATTGCGCAAAGCCACACAAGCGGCTCGACGGCAACACGAAACAACTCGCTAAAAGATCGAGATTCCCGTGAGCCAGTCGGTTGCATCCGAAGCTCTCCC
The genomic region above belongs to Nitrospirales bacterium and contains:
- a CDS encoding nucleotide sugar dehydrogenase, which codes for MNILDKIKNHSAKIGVVGLGYVGLPLAVLQARTGFSVVGIDSVPQKVDLVNQGHNYIGDVVDAELREVVDEKRLVATSDFSVLQDCDVVLICVPTPLTKNKEPDITAIVKVTEHLARHAHPDILVVLESTTYPGTTEEVILPRLEEKGLTVGQDLFVAFSPERVDPGNENFKTHNTFKLVGGVTKACREVAQTFYEQSIVKIFPLSSPRVAEMAKVFENVFRSVNIALVNELTLLCDRMNINVYEVIDAAATKNFGFMPFYPGPGVGGHCIPLDPYYLAWKSKEYDIHTRFIELAGEINENMPYYVVSKLQRVLNHRGQCLNGAQVLVLGITYKADISDERESPATKVMELLQNENAKLVYSDPFASSVCIGSHQYKSQPLTPELLSGSACALILTAHSAFDYEMIVQHAPVVFDTRNGTRHVQQNRDRIVLLS
- the shc gene encoding squalene--hopene cyclase; this translates as MRIFKQLLVRLSDSLLANVHPVLKSKNPQKSLPALKLVADNPHPTAASQASSNRTPSSVAGHAESIEEALQRGESWFLSRQHADTGFWVEELEADTTLTSEYLMLRRFMNRVDPEREQKAVQYLIETQLADGGWPIYSDGPADQSASVKAYFALKLSGVSPDEPFMQKAREVILNNGGVVESNVFTKITLALFGQYPWRGVPSMPAEIMLAPRWFYFNLYAVSYWSRVVIIPLLIIFAYRPLCRIPQEQGIEELFIRPSHLVEYSQESPFKKDGVWLSWRNFFVWIDSVLKLYELFPIRSLRKQAIKRAEAWMLDHMKGEGGLGAIYPAMANSIVALQALGYSTDHPTVVKALQEIEELEVYSHSRERGSQKETLHLQPCISPVWDTALTLDMLIERGLKPNHPALSRAASWLRSRQTQRVGDWIVSSPTARPGGWYFQGENDWYPDVDDTAAVVIALSKLETELPADRDAAIRLGCEWALAMQGSDGGWGAYDKDNNRLIFNKIPFADHEALLDPSTADLTGRCLEMLGTLGYDQTHPSVGPALEFLRREQESDGSWYGRWGVNYVYGTWCVLAGLRAIDIDMTSPWVQKAVTWLETVQNQDGGWGESCLSYADVSESGRGESTASQTAWALMGLLAAGVSDSISVVRGVNFLLRHQRPDGVWDEPFHTGTGFPRVFYLRYHGYFKYFPLWALAMYRNVKMNGQSRADELRKATQAARRQHETTR